Part of the Bacillota bacterium genome is shown below.
TTCCGCTTACATCTATCTCAATTCTTCTCCCGCTGCTGCCGATAGCTTCTATCAGGCTGCAGTGAGTTGGCACCGGCGCAGGAGTCTCACTTAGGTTGGGGAGATATCTATTATTCTTGGAACTTACTGAACTTATTTCGGGAAGGGTCTTGATACGATGAAACTCGAACCACTAACGCCAGTGCACCTGACGGGCTTTGCCGATTACTGTAGGCGCCATCGCAATGAGGTGGACGATTCCTTTCTCTATGAAGAGGATCTGGCCGCCTTCGAACCAAATAGCGATAATCCAACCTACATACTCACCAATGAGCAAGGCCGAATTACTGCCGTGGCCTCTCTAATATTGAACGAATACTATCGCCGGGGGCGCAAGGGGCGGTTTCGCATATTCCACTCAGAGAAGGATGACTTGCAGTGCTACAGCACCCTGTTCCAAGGGATACTGCAGCATGTGGATGGCTTAGATCAGGTATTCTTGTATGTGCCCTTGGCGAACGCCAGTATACAGCGAAGAATGAGCGAACTATCATTTCAGGTTGAACGGTACGCCTTTATCCTGGTTCGTGATGTAAATCACATTCCGCCTTATCATTTGCCCAACGGGTACGAATTCCGTCCCTTTGTAGTGAATCGGGATGAGGCAGCTTACTGTCATATTCGTAATATCGCCTTCGCCAATTTGGCAGGTAGCGAAACGCCTATCACTCCCAAAATGGTCTCGGATATGACCAAGGCGCCTGATTATATAGAAGGGGGCGTCCTGCTGTTGTATCATTGCGAAGAGCCCATCGGGATTCTTCGCTGTTCCTCGGACGAGTGGGAGGATCAACCGGTGATGAACATCGGGCCACTTGCCCTTATCCCTGAATATCAAGGTCGGGGACTAGGCAGAATTCTCTTGCGCAAAGCGCTTCAATTTACAAAAGACTATGGT
Proteins encoded:
- a CDS encoding GNAT family N-acetyltransferase, producing MKLEPLTPVHLTGFADYCRRHRNEVDDSFLYEEDLAAFEPNSDNPTYILTNEQGRITAVASLILNEYYRRGRKGRFRIFHSEKDDLQCYSTLFQGILQHVDGLDQVFLYVPLANASIQRRMSELSFQVERYAFILVRDVNHIPPYHLPNGYEFRPFVVNRDEAAYCHIRNIAFANLAGSETPITPKMVSDMTKAPDYIEGGVLLLYHCEEPIGILRCSSDEWEDQPVMNIGPLALIPEYQGRGLGRILLRKALQFTKDYGYDRAYLSVNGENERAKSLYLSEGFQQVEGVACNVYKLPSK